In Macrobrachium rosenbergii isolate ZJJX-2024 chromosome 48, ASM4041242v1, whole genome shotgun sequence, one DNA window encodes the following:
- the LOC136831696 gene encoding uncharacterized protein — MHFSKLILAVVALTWVSTTDALLPFATPALILGGLAVLKGAAIFTLIGGPFKGKRSADDALAREQSEAALLSTVENLDPSGCILKLLCHLQFKEESTRTPEENTLVQMFSGKAEGLTSQSAAFVFAAEIGSKNKDAAVCEKYFNKCPYTSDEVGNLLHQSWGCNNPSV, encoded by the coding sequence atGCATTTCAGCAAGCTAATCCTCGCCGTCGTCGCCCTCACCTGGGTCTCGACCACCGACGCCCTCCTGCCCTTCGCCACCCCGGCCCTGATCCTGGGCGGCCTCGCCGTCCTGAAGGGCGCCGCCATCTTCACCCTCATCGGCGGGCCCTTCAAAGGCAAGCGCTCCGCCGACGACGCCCTCGCCAGGGAGCAGAGCGAGGCCGCCCTTCTGTCCACCGTCGAGAACCTGGACCCCAGCGGCTGCATCCTGAAGCTCCTCTGCCACCTGCAGTTCAAGGAGGAGTCCACCAGGACTCCCGAAGAGAACACCCTGGTGCAGATGTTCTCCGGCAAGGCCGAGGGCCTCACCTCCCAGAGCGCGGCTTTCGTCTTCGCGGCCGAGATCGGCAGCAAGAACAAGGACGCCGCCGTCTGCGAGAAGTACTTCAACAAGTGCCCTTACACCAGCGACGAAGTGGGCAACCTCCTCCACCAGTCTTGGGGCTGCAATAACCCTTCTGTCTAA
- the LOC136831697 gene encoding uncharacterized protein, whose translation MLAILVISYIAASDAFLLKAIAKLAALKGLAIGFAIGRKTGGGGGFGGRRQRGQRGGYGRGGWGRGNYGGGGGYGGGGGYGGRGGGYGGGGGHWGGGQTSGYGGRRWRRSVDEKLTDESFLSDDGCISKLLCHLQFAQEGELSSQELTLLDLFDKYTEEGETEAFTAYGTADDDKSIVNANDLNSSGGLAYTSSAGANHLENAGLYSKIKETSLCDRHFPKCALTAAQLRGLLRLAWTSRSDASEENAGGERQQIASSPREQEEEAAVYSAVVSQDRKLPFA comes from the coding sequence ATGCTGGCCATCTTAGTCATCTCTTACATCGCAGCATCAGACGCCTTTCTGCTGAAAGCGATCGCCAAGCTGGCCGCTCTGAAGGGCCTTGCTATCGGCTTCGCCATCGGGAGGAAGACGGGCGGCGGGGGCGGTTTCGGTGGGCGTCGTCAGAGGGGTCAACGAGGAGGCTATGGACGGGGAGGATGGGGACGTGGTAACTACGGGGGCGGAGGTGGATACGGGGGCGGAGGTGGCTACGGCGGACGTGGAGGCGGCTACGGGGGCGGAGGTGGCCATTGGGGTGGCGGCCAAACCAGCGGCTACGGTGGCAGGCGCTGGAGACGATCAGTGGACGAGAAACTGACAGACGAGAGCTTTCTGTCCGACGACGGCTGCATCTCGAAGCTTCTGTGCCACCTGCAGTTTGCGCAAGAGGGAGAACTTTCCTCCCAAGAGCTCACCCTGCTGGACCTCTTCGACAAGTATACAGAGGAGGGGGAGACGGAAGCCTTCACCGCTTACGGTACCGCAGACGATGATAAATCGATTGTAAACGCGAACGATCTAAACAGCAGCGGAGGTCTGGCTTATACTTCCAGTGCTGGCGCGAACCATCTAGAAAACGCCGGCCTCTATTCGAAAATCAAGGAAACGTCCCTCTGCGACCGCCACTTCCCTAAATGTGCCTTGACTGCTGCCCAGCTCAGAGGTCTTCTCCGACTGGCATGGACGTCTAGATCTGATGCCTCTGAGGAAAACGCCGGAGGAGAAAGACAGCAGATAGCTTCATCCCCTcgagaacaggaggaggaggcggctgTCTATTCTGCTGTTGTTTCTCAGGACCGGAAACTACCGTTTGCTTAA